From Lawsonia intracellularis PHE/MN1-00, the proteins below share one genomic window:
- a CDS encoding KpsF/GutQ family sugar-phosphate isomerase → MTAIHSYSKKYTESTQTSPEYLLKLAHEVLTIEMDGIETIRERLGNTFVEALLLLSSCKGRVIVTGVGKSGLVGRKIAATFSSTGTPAFFMHPVEGAHGDIGSLKSSDLILSISNSGETPELNAIVPTIKSFGTPMIALTSVLNSTLAKAANVVLHTEVPKEACPHGLAPTASTTAVLALGDAIAVCLMSLKSFTEKDFLRYHPGGMLGQRLTLSVTEVMRTDGLPTVHLGTSQCNALKTLDKGGLGVVLIIDKKNTVCGIITDGDVRRSICYNRLKQDAPVEQIMTPRPKCGKPQDTIAILLDIMEQKAITVLPIVDDNYKLLGIVHIHDLLGKGTIIFSDR, encoded by the coding sequence ATGACTGCTATCCATTCATATTCAAAAAAATATACAGAGTCTACTCAAACTTCTCCAGAATACTTACTCAAACTAGCACACGAAGTATTAACCATTGAAATGGATGGAATTGAAACAATACGTGAACGTCTAGGGAATACATTTGTTGAAGCTCTATTACTTCTTTCATCTTGTAAAGGAAGAGTTATTGTAACAGGCGTTGGGAAATCAGGCCTAGTAGGCAGAAAAATTGCTGCTACTTTTTCCTCCACAGGGACTCCTGCTTTTTTTATGCACCCAGTTGAGGGTGCACATGGAGATATTGGAAGTCTTAAAAGTTCTGATCTCATTTTATCTATTTCCAACTCTGGAGAAACTCCAGAACTTAATGCTATTGTACCAACAATTAAATCATTTGGTACTCCAATGATTGCTCTTACCTCTGTATTAAATTCAACCCTGGCAAAAGCTGCCAATGTTGTACTACATACTGAAGTACCTAAAGAAGCTTGTCCACATGGATTAGCACCAACAGCCTCAACGACTGCAGTCCTTGCATTGGGAGATGCCATTGCTGTTTGCCTTATGTCACTAAAATCATTTACAGAAAAAGATTTTTTACGTTATCACCCTGGCGGAATGCTTGGTCAACGTCTTACACTAAGTGTTACAGAGGTCATGCGCACTGATGGACTACCTACTGTCCATCTAGGCACATCTCAATGTAACGCATTGAAAACTCTTGACAAAGGTGGTCTTGGAGTTGTGTTAATAATAGATAAAAAAAATACAGTATGTGGTATCATTACAGACGGAGATGTAAGACGTTCTATTTGTTATAATAGGTTGAAGCAAGATGCACCTGTTGAACAAATAATGACACCTAGGCCTAAATGTGGTAAACCACAAGATACTATTGCAATACTCCTTGATATTATGGAACAAAAAGCTATTACAGTTCTTCCTATAGTTGACGATAACTATAAACTCCTTGGGATTGTCCATATACACGACCTTCTTGGAAAAGGAACAATCATCTTTTCTGATCGTTAA
- a CDS encoding class I SAM-dependent methyltransferase, with the protein MLFQSDIKKYFTNTAHRRKRIYDRLGNYKTYIKNPKELLWKYKARYRANYFISKPEILALQQKVQDLFHGQTYAKYSDFKRYFIINLRRIYRLGLHKSSPVRILDIGSGAGFFCWLCKQYGHDVYALDIPGVAIFDYLIPAFNIPRTYCSIQPNISIPKMDQSFHLIVAFAICFHELEGNQRWNRNNWLYFLNDIKKNFAHPGTKMHLFFNDHPHGDFEQVKSYVISSNYTIKVGHKTLEFNF; encoded by the coding sequence ATGTTATTTCAAAGTGATATCAAAAAATATTTCACAAATACAGCACATAGAAGAAAACGAATATATGATCGGTTAGGAAACTATAAAACTTATATAAAAAACCCAAAAGAATTATTATGGAAATATAAAGCAAGGTATAGAGCTAATTACTTTATATCTAAACCAGAAATACTAGCTCTCCAACAAAAAGTTCAAGATCTTTTTCACGGACAAACATATGCAAAATATTCAGACTTTAAACGCTACTTTATTATTAATCTTCGACGTATTTATCGTTTAGGACTACATAAATCATCCCCTGTACGTATCCTTGATATTGGATCTGGAGCAGGTTTTTTCTGTTGGCTATGCAAACAATATGGACATGATGTTTATGCATTAGATATTCCAGGTGTTGCAATCTTTGATTATCTAATACCAGCATTTAATATTCCTAGAACATATTGTAGTATTCAACCTAATATTTCAATCCCCAAAATGGATCAGTCTTTCCATCTTATAGTTGCATTTGCTATTTGCTTTCATGAGTTAGAAGGAAATCAGCGTTGGAATCGTAATAATTGGTTATATTTTTTAAATGATATTAAAAAAAACTTTGCTCATCCTGGAACAAAAATGCATCTATTTTTTAATGATCATCCACATGGAGATTTTGAACAAGTGAAATCGTATGTTATCTCTTCTAATTATACTATTAAAGTAGGCCATAAAACTCTTGAATTTAACTTCTAA
- the dksA gene encoding RNA polymerase-binding protein DksA, which yields MEQKDIEYFRALLTTMLEEAQHKGDSTLEDLTDGNEIFADPADRASAESDRAFTLRIRDRERRLIRKIQSALQRIDDGTYGVCEDCGDDIGTPRLKARPVTKLCINCKSRQEEGESIRGE from the coding sequence TTGGAACAAAAGGATATTGAGTACTTTCGTGCATTACTCACAACTATGCTTGAAGAAGCCCAGCATAAGGGAGATTCTACACTAGAGGACCTCACAGATGGTAATGAAATTTTTGCAGATCCTGCTGATAGGGCATCTGCAGAATCTGATAGAGCATTCACATTACGTATCCGTGATCGTGAAAGACGATTAATTCGCAAAATTCAATCTGCACTACAACGTATAGATGATGGTACATACGGTGTTTGTGAAGATTGTGGTGATGACATTGGAACTCCACGACTTAAAGCTAGACCTGTTACTAAACTTTGTATTAACTGTAAAAGCCGGCAAGAAGAAGGTGAATCTATTAGAGGAGAATAA
- a CDS encoding YhcH/YjgK/YiaL family protein → MLSDSIKNWQNYELGPIWNELMLWINQKVNSSLPDGIYTVAGCNINIFPMTSRMEGSCLYESHRTMCDLHIVLKGKEYFWNRPINNLELEGLFNIDKDIGFYKPTTNTDGLSRITLTTGIWVLVFPWEAHLPDMSIDEHSITLKKLVAKIPFTHLTISAKKVTHGYF, encoded by the coding sequence ATGCTTAGTGATAGTATTAAAAACTGGCAAAACTATGAACTTGGACCAATCTGGAATGAGCTTATGTTATGGATCAACCAAAAAGTAAACTCTTCCCTACCAGATGGGATATATACTGTTGCTGGTTGTAACATTAATATTTTTCCTATGACATCAAGGATGGAGGGATCTTGCCTCTATGAATCTCATAGAACAATGTGTGATCTTCATATAGTTCTTAAAGGAAAAGAATATTTTTGGAATAGGCCTATTAACAACCTTGAACTAGAAGGCTTGTTTAATATAGATAAAGACATTGGTTTCTACAAACCAACAACAAATACTGATGGTTTAAGTCGGATAACATTAACTACAGGGATATGGGTACTGGTTTTTCCTTGGGAAGCTCATTTACCTGATATGAGTATAGATGAACATTCTATCACACTAAAAAAATTAGTAGCTAAAATTCCATTCACTCATCTTACAATATCAGCTAAAAAAGTAACTCATGGATATTTTTAA
- a CDS encoding aspartate aminotransferase family protein has translation MQLSYNESIMLHEKKLLCHTYGRYPIHVVEAHGSIILDANGNKFIDLLSGLAVTSLGHCNEEIAEVIEKQARKLIHTSNLLYHDEQLELAERLLSMGHFTKVFFSNSGAEANETSFKLTRRYMQHIKKCNAFEIISLEGSFHGRTLTTVAATGQPSLKEGFAPMPNGFKQVPWNDLVALEEAITPSTAAVLIEIIQGEGGVRPMDSDYIIGIEKLCRKHDLLLIVDEIQTGLCRTGQYWAFQHFPIKPDILSCAKALANGLPISAILTTDEIAQAFVVGSHGTTFGGGPLISAVATKTIEIMQRDNLHKRAEKLGNIFIQRLKNIANRHPTKIQEVRGMGLMIGIVLPCPGKPLWEKLLQKGFLLNLTQNNILRLLPALTIDEHYLETFAQTLEDTLEKYIQE, from the coding sequence ATGCAACTCTCCTACAATGAATCTATTATGCTACATGAAAAAAAATTATTATGTCATACATATGGACGATACCCCATACATGTAGTAGAAGCCCATGGTTCTATCATATTGGATGCAAACGGAAATAAGTTTATTGATCTTCTGTCTGGACTTGCTGTAACTAGCCTTGGACACTGTAATGAAGAGATTGCAGAAGTCATAGAAAAACAAGCAAGAAAACTCATTCACACAAGTAATCTTCTTTATCATGACGAACAACTAGAACTTGCAGAACGACTTTTATCTATGGGGCATTTTACAAAAGTATTTTTTTCTAACTCTGGAGCTGAAGCAAATGAAACAAGCTTCAAGCTAACTCGTAGGTACATGCAACATATCAAAAAATGTAATGCATTTGAAATTATTAGCTTAGAAGGCTCTTTTCATGGCCGTACACTTACAACAGTTGCAGCTACAGGCCAACCAAGTCTCAAAGAAGGTTTTGCTCCAATGCCTAATGGCTTTAAACAAGTCCCTTGGAATGATCTGGTTGCACTTGAAGAAGCTATCACACCCTCCACTGCAGCAGTACTTATAGAAATTATTCAAGGCGAAGGTGGGGTAAGGCCTATGGATAGCGACTATATCATAGGTATTGAAAAACTTTGCCGTAAACATGATCTTCTTCTTATTGTAGATGAAATTCAAACAGGACTATGTAGAACTGGTCAATATTGGGCATTTCAACACTTTCCAATTAAACCTGATATCCTTTCATGTGCTAAAGCTCTTGCTAATGGATTACCCATTAGCGCAATATTAACAACAGACGAAATTGCTCAAGCCTTTGTAGTAGGAAGTCATGGTACAACATTTGGAGGAGGTCCACTTATTTCCGCGGTTGCTACTAAAACAATAGAAATTATGCAGCGAGATAACCTGCACAAGAGAGCTGAAAAACTAGGTAATATATTTATTCAACGTCTAAAAAATATTGCTAATCGCCATCCAACAAAAATACAAGAAGTTCGTGGTATGGGACTTATGATAGGTATAGTTTTACCTTGTCCAGGTAAACCACTATGGGAAAAACTCCTTCAAAAAGGGTTTCTCCTTAATCTTACACAAAATAATATACTACGACTACTACCAGCACTCACTATTGACGAACACTATCTTGAGACTTTTGCTCAAACTTTAGAAGATACACTAGAAAAATATATACAGGAATAA
- the dut gene encoding dUTP diphosphatase, producing the protein MSAFLHSEVSIRFMYLRDAKKIYTTSGIAYETPASVGLDLRACIEETSLTILPGERETIPCGIAIEPLEKNIAGFVYSRSGLGAIHGLTVAQGVGVIDPDYRGEIIVVLLNTAKNPVHVNRGDRIAQLVFQPAFQVSLVETQQLDNTSRGSFGFGHTGKN; encoded by the coding sequence ATGTCAGCTTTTTTGCATTCTGAAGTGTCTATTCGCTTTATGTACTTAAGAGACGCAAAAAAAATATATACAACTAGTGGAATTGCATACGAAACACCAGCCTCTGTTGGACTTGATTTACGTGCATGCATTGAAGAAACATCACTAACTATTTTACCAGGAGAAAGAGAAACAATACCATGTGGTATTGCTATTGAGCCTCTTGAAAAAAATATTGCTGGATTTGTTTATTCTCGTAGTGGTCTTGGTGCAATACATGGGCTTACTGTTGCCCAAGGTGTTGGTGTTATTGATCCTGACTATCGAGGCGAAATAATAGTTGTCCTTTTAAATACAGCTAAAAATCCTGTTCATGTTAACCGTGGTGATAGAATAGCCCAACTTGTATTCCAACCAGCTTTCCAAGTCAGCTTAGTTGAAACACAACAACTTGATAATACGTCTAGAGGAAGTTTTGGTTTTGGACATACAGGAAAAAACTAA
- the queF gene encoding preQ(1) synthase: protein MTEITHSGDQTTHLKILGKGSIGHQGPPSSSLLETFGNLYPHRPYVITIAFPEYTSLCPVTGQPDFGTIVVEYIPHERCIESKSFKLYLIAFRNHQTFMETVTNTILEDMVTVLDPLWCRVKGLFEPRGATHLHVFAEHIKEVEEKEKQEALHTVIFNWKQQYLPHSWK, encoded by the coding sequence ATGACAGAAATAACACATAGTGGCGATCAAACTACTCATTTAAAAATTCTTGGTAAAGGCTCTATAGGACATCAGGGACCTCCTTCGTCATCTCTCTTAGAAACATTTGGTAATTTATATCCACATCGACCTTATGTTATTACTATAGCATTTCCAGAATACACATCTTTATGTCCTGTCACAGGGCAACCAGATTTTGGAACTATTGTTGTTGAGTATATTCCTCATGAGCGTTGCATTGAATCTAAGAGTTTCAAACTGTATTTAATTGCTTTTCGTAACCATCAGACGTTTATGGAAACAGTCACAAATACAATTCTTGAAGACATGGTTACTGTTCTAGATCCATTATGGTGTAGAGTGAAGGGTTTATTTGAACCTAGAGGTGCAACACATTTGCATGTGTTTGCAGAACATATAAAAGAGGTTGAAGAAAAAGAGAAACAGGAAGCCTTACATACAGTTATTTTTAATTGGAAACAGCAGTACTTACCACATAGTTGGAAATAA
- a CDS encoding type III pantothenate kinase — MENYGLFIDVGNTSVKIGIGVIDRLLISYTLSTNNSLSGDTLGIQLLQCINHAEQVINKDITISSCMMSSVVPTMDTLLQYACERFLLCKPHIINQDFIIPLDNHYEEQCEVGADRLVAAYAARRLFPDSKSVVSVDYGTATTFDCVTDNTYLGGLICPGIKSSLQALYTNTAKLPSIILNTASKVPIIGKNTKTSLTHGFLFGFATMTEGIYSKLINVLDGPVTFVATGGFARDMANVVCCFDAVCPDLILDGLHLLWIDCLSKSYSL; from the coding sequence ATGGAGAACTATGGTCTTTTCATTGATGTAGGGAACACATCAGTAAAAATTGGTATTGGTGTTATTGATAGGCTTCTGATTTCATATACACTTTCAACAAACAATTCATTAAGCGGAGATACATTAGGCATACAACTCCTTCAATGTATTAATCATGCAGAGCAAGTTATCAATAAAGATATTACTATTTCTAGTTGTATGATGAGTTCTGTTGTTCCAACTATGGATACGTTGTTACAGTATGCTTGTGAACGTTTTTTGTTATGTAAACCACATATTATTAATCAGGATTTTATTATCCCACTAGATAATCATTATGAAGAGCAGTGTGAGGTAGGTGCTGATCGATTAGTTGCTGCCTATGCTGCAAGACGTTTATTTCCTGATTCTAAATCAGTAGTATCTGTTGATTATGGAACAGCGACTACATTTGACTGTGTAACAGATAATACCTATCTTGGCGGCTTAATATGCCCAGGTATTAAATCTTCCTTACAGGCATTATATACTAATACTGCAAAGTTACCTTCTATTATATTAAATACTGCATCTAAGGTTCCTATAATTGGTAAAAATACAAAGACTAGTCTAACACATGGTTTTCTTTTTGGCTTTGCTACAATGACAGAAGGTATTTATTCAAAACTTATTAATGTTCTTGATGGACCAGTAACTTTTGTTGCTACAGGTGGGTTTGCTAGAGATATGGCAAATGTTGTTTGTTGTTTTGATGCTGTTTGCCCTGATCTTATTTTAGATGGACTACATTTACTATGGATAGATTGCTTAAGTAAAAGTTATTCTTTATAA
- the eno gene encoding phosphopyruvate hydratase produces MTAIASIWAREILDSRGNPTVEVEVTLDSGYIGRAAVPSGASTGTREALELRDGDKQRYNGKGVLKVVEAVNGPISEAVIGIDALRQVQVDNTLIDLDGTDNKSKLGANAILGVSLATARAAAEAVGLPLYQYIGGTNAKVLPVPLMNVINGGAHAPNNLDIQEFMIMPVGAETFRDALRMGAEIFHTLKTILSADGHVTSVGDEGGFAPHLKSHDEAFQYLVKAIEEAGYNPGSEVMLAIDVAASEFYKDKRYFLTEYKTPLNSEEMIEWLKGFTSRYPLISIEDGLAENDWDGWRELTVELGNDIQLVGDDIFVTNPIMLSQGVEEGIGNSILIKVNQIGTLTETLDTIELAKQSAYTTIVSHRSGETEDSFIADLAVGINAGQIKTGSLSRSDRLAKYNQLLRIEEELEDSAIYYGPVFSESNHSCCDHT; encoded by the coding sequence ATGACTGCTATTGCATCAATTTGGGCTAGAGAAATCCTTGATTCTCGTGGGAATCCTACTGTTGAAGTAGAGGTGACTCTTGATTCTGGATATATTGGACGTGCAGCTGTTCCATCTGGCGCATCTACTGGAACCCGTGAAGCATTAGAGTTGAGAGATGGAGACAAGCAGCGATATAATGGAAAAGGTGTTTTGAAAGTTGTTGAAGCTGTAAATGGTCCTATCTCAGAGGCTGTTATAGGTATTGATGCATTAAGGCAAGTTCAAGTGGATAATACTCTTATTGATCTTGATGGTACTGATAATAAATCCAAACTTGGAGCAAATGCTATTCTTGGAGTCTCTCTTGCTACTGCTAGAGCAGCTGCAGAGGCTGTTGGTCTACCACTATATCAGTATATTGGAGGAACTAATGCTAAAGTACTGCCTGTTCCATTAATGAATGTTATTAATGGTGGAGCACATGCACCAAATAATTTGGATATTCAAGAATTTATGATTATGCCTGTAGGGGCAGAAACATTTCGTGATGCATTAAGAATGGGTGCAGAAATTTTTCATACATTAAAAACTATATTATCCGCTGATGGACATGTTACTAGTGTAGGAGACGAAGGCGGGTTTGCACCTCACCTTAAAAGCCATGATGAAGCTTTTCAATATTTAGTTAAAGCTATTGAAGAAGCAGGATATAATCCTGGTTCAGAAGTTATGTTGGCTATTGATGTTGCTGCATCAGAGTTTTATAAAGATAAACGTTATTTTCTTACAGAATATAAGACTCCTTTAAATAGTGAGGAAATGATAGAGTGGCTAAAAGGATTTACATCTAGGTATCCTTTAATATCTATCGAGGATGGTCTTGCTGAGAATGACTGGGATGGTTGGCGTGAATTAACAGTTGAATTGGGGAATGATATCCAACTAGTAGGTGATGATATATTTGTTACTAATCCAATCATGCTGAGTCAGGGAGTTGAAGAAGGTATTGGTAATTCTATTCTTATCAAAGTAAACCAAATTGGTACGTTAACAGAAACATTAGATACTATTGAACTTGCTAAACAGTCAGCATATACAACTATTGTTTCTCATCGCTCAGGAGAAACAGAGGATAGTTTTATTGCTGATCTTGCAGTTGGAATAAATGCTGGTCAGATAAAAACAGGTTCATTGTCCCGTAGTGATCGTCTTGCTAAATATAATCAGTTACTACGGATAGAAGAAGAGCTTGAAGATTCTGCTATTTACTATGGTCCTGTTTTTAGTGAAAGTAATCATTCTTGTTGTGATCATACCTAA
- a CDS encoding glycosyltransferase family 9 protein, with translation MNSLSSISPKKILVCQLRQLGDVILATPSIELLKRRYPNAELHLLTEKKCVPLLENNPFIDTVWSLDKKKLCSLFKEVQWYWKVTQTKFDLVIDFQQLPRCRWVVALSKAPIRISYTPPWYTKLLYTHSIKPLDGYSAMSKASILRLLGIEWNGEPPHIYLTQEEKTLAKQRLTTLGLKSKSHLITIDPTHKKNTRRWPITHYIELLKMLVNAKLNLYFLPLWGPGEYKEIQQLINTPELNNYILLPDNMLTLREMSACINEAILHIGNCSAPRHIAVAVDTPSFTILGSTSSAWTYPSDNHRHIQSNLHCQPCNKNTCNISTKCLKLVTPQKAAQAILPFIRQLLT, from the coding sequence ATGAACTCCCTTTCTAGTATCTCACCTAAAAAAATTCTTGTATGTCAGCTTCGACAACTTGGAGACGTTATTCTGGCAACACCATCGATTGAACTTTTAAAACGTCGATATCCTAATGCAGAACTCCATTTACTTACAGAAAAAAAATGTGTTCCCCTTTTAGAAAACAATCCATTTATAGATACTGTTTGGTCTTTGGATAAAAAAAAACTATGTTCTTTATTTAAAGAAGTGCAATGGTATTGGAAAGTCACTCAGACAAAATTTGATCTTGTTATAGATTTTCAACAACTACCACGATGTCGTTGGGTAGTAGCTCTTTCTAAAGCACCTATTCGAATTTCTTATACTCCACCATGGTACACAAAACTGCTTTACACGCATTCAATTAAACCACTTGATGGTTACTCAGCCATGAGTAAAGCAAGTATCCTTAGACTACTAGGTATTGAGTGGAATGGTGAACCTCCTCATATTTACCTTACTCAAGAAGAAAAAACTTTAGCAAAACAACGACTTACCACATTAGGATTAAAGTCAAAAAGTCATCTTATTACCATTGATCCAACACATAAAAAAAATACCCGTCGTTGGCCTATCACACATTATATTGAATTATTAAAGATGCTTGTAAACGCTAAGCTTAATTTATACTTTCTTCCTCTTTGGGGACCTGGAGAATATAAAGAGATCCAACAACTGATTAATACACCAGAACTCAATAACTATATTTTACTTCCTGATAACATGTTAACTCTTAGGGAAATGTCTGCTTGTATTAATGAAGCAATATTACATATTGGTAATTGCTCTGCTCCAAGACATATTGCTGTTGCTGTAGATACACCATCTTTCACTATACTTGGCTCTACAAGCTCTGCATGGACATATCCTTCAGACAATCATAGACATATCCAATCAAATCTTCACTGTCAGCCATGTAATAAAAATACATGTAATATCTCTACCAAATGCCTCAAGCTTGTTACACCACAAAAAGCTGCTCAAGCCATTTTACCTTTTATTCGACAATTATTAACGTAA
- a CDS encoding phosphodiester glycosidase family protein: MATNLFSIQKKFTLFLVLVTLISFMYISFTIAKDSSSSSKEKNVSNKLYKKEQLTRLDECYTGGGNGYYQWDFDLDNIPKWQLLEHGLWLGKFPGVTKAGDVFEVVMLKINPQYYDFSLHMASQTGKAFSLQDWSNTYELSAVINASMYLPDGVTSTGYLRNHDHINNAHVGKRLGAFFVASPYNSTLPNADLLDRTSDNWEILLPQYKIVVQNYRVISANRQCLWSTKKVIHSIAAVARDGKGYLFFIHTKYPISDLDFGNLLLSLPIDIRIVMYVEGGSQAGLLINTSNFKQLWMGKHPVSILSINNTSVPIPNVIGIKKRKGPIPSLK, encoded by the coding sequence ATGGCTACTAATTTATTCTCTATCCAAAAGAAATTTACGTTATTCTTAGTTCTTGTAACACTTATTAGTTTTATGTACATTTCATTCACAATCGCAAAAGATAGCTCTAGTTCTTCAAAAGAAAAAAATGTGTCTAATAAGTTGTATAAAAAGGAACAACTAACTAGATTAGATGAGTGTTATACTGGAGGAGGTAATGGTTATTATCAATGGGATTTTGATCTAGATAATATTCCTAAATGGCAGCTATTGGAGCATGGTTTATGGTTAGGAAAGTTTCCAGGCGTGACTAAGGCCGGAGATGTTTTTGAAGTTGTAATGTTAAAGATTAATCCTCAATATTACGACTTTTCACTTCACATGGCATCACAGACTGGTAAAGCATTTTCTTTACAGGATTGGAGTAATACATATGAGCTTAGTGCAGTAATTAATGCTAGTATGTATCTTCCTGATGGCGTTACAAGTACAGGATACCTCCGTAATCATGATCATATTAATAATGCACATGTTGGAAAGCGTCTTGGAGCTTTTTTTGTTGCATCACCTTATAATTCTACTCTCCCTAATGCAGATCTTCTTGATCGCACAAGCGATAACTGGGAGATACTTCTCCCTCAATATAAGATAGTTGTCCAAAATTATAGAGTTATTTCTGCTAATCGTCAGTGTTTGTGGAGTACAAAAAAAGTTATTCACTCTATAGCAGCAGTTGCACGTGATGGGAAAGGTTATTTATTTTTTATTCATACAAAGTATCCAATATCAGATTTAGATTTTGGTAACCTTTTACTCTCATTACCTATTGATATCCGTATAGTTATGTATGTTGAAGGAGGAAGTCAAGCAGGACTACTTATAAATACTTCTAACTTTAAACAATTATGGATGGGAAAACATCCAGTTAGTATTTTGTCTATCAATAATACATCAGTACCTATTCCTAATGTTATAGGCATAAAAAAGAGAAAAGGTCCAATACCATCTTTAAAATAG
- a CDS encoding bifunctional nucleoside/nucleotide kinase/histidine phosphatase family protein yields MGNCTSKLYVIMVGLPARGKSTLAKRICSGLEQQGIQTAIFNNGELRRTLFGGESACPEFFNPQNKRTKRFRDQILYQSMAGARGWLEQGGDVAIIDATNGTFVQRMNIMMTLQDRPLLFVECVNEDPLLLSASIQRKTKLPEFTELSEDEALESFKKRLAYYESEYTPLSNEPCWMRVDAVDNRILAESPCNDLPYYAAIRDIVVSRWVHDLFLVRHGETEYNLEGRIGGDPPLTEKGQEQAKQLADHFMSIDIPYIFTSTKIRSIQTAELLLASHNKTVCMELTEFDEIDAGICEGMRYLDIRKHMPHEYEARSTNKYSYIYPQGESYAMLKERVAQGLRRALFLAGEGTLMIIGHQAINRTLLSLFLFHRPEDVPYTYIPQNQYYHITVTQQKKLFEMIQYA; encoded by the coding sequence ATGGGAAATTGTACAAGTAAACTGTATGTAATAATGGTTGGGTTGCCAGCAAGAGGAAAAAGTACGTTAGCAAAACGTATATGCTCTGGACTGGAACAGCAGGGTATTCAAACAGCTATTTTTAATAATGGAGAGTTACGTCGTACTCTTTTTGGAGGAGAAAGTGCTTGCCCAGAATTTTTTAATCCTCAAAATAAAAGAACAAAACGCTTTCGAGATCAAATCCTTTATCAAAGTATGGCTGGAGCAAGGGGTTGGTTAGAACAAGGTGGAGATGTTGCTATTATTGATGCTACAAATGGTACATTTGTTCAACGGATGAATATCATGATGACATTACAAGATAGACCGTTGCTGTTTGTTGAATGTGTAAATGAAGATCCTTTACTTTTATCAGCATCTATTCAACGTAAAACAAAATTACCTGAATTTACAGAACTTTCAGAAGATGAAGCATTAGAGTCGTTCAAAAAACGATTAGCTTATTATGAAAGTGAATATACACCATTGAGTAATGAACCTTGTTGGATGAGAGTTGATGCTGTTGATAACCGTATTTTAGCAGAATCTCCATGTAATGACTTACCATACTATGCAGCTATTAGAGACATTGTTGTTTCAAGATGGGTCCATGATTTATTTTTAGTAAGGCATGGTGAAACAGAATATAATTTAGAAGGAAGAATTGGTGGTGATCCACCTTTAACAGAAAAAGGACAAGAGCAAGCTAAGCAGTTAGCTGATCATTTTATGTCTATTGATATCCCTTATATTTTTACTTCTACAAAAATTAGGTCTATTCAAACAGCAGAACTATTACTTGCTAGCCATAATAAAACTGTTTGTATGGAATTGACTGAGTTTGATGAAATCGATGCAGGTATTTGTGAAGGTATGCGTTATTTAGATATACGTAAACATATGCCACATGAGTACGAAGCTAGATCAACTAATAAATATAGTTATATATATCCTCAGGGAGAAAGTTATGCCATGCTTAAAGAACGTGTGGCACAGGGACTGAGGCGTGCTTTATTTCTTGCAGGTGAAGGAACATTAATGATTATTGGTCATCAGGCTATTAATAGAACCTTATTGTCTTTATTCTTATTCCATCGACCAGAAGATGTTCCATATACATATATACCTCAAAATCAATATTACCATATTACTGTGACACAACAGAAAAAGCTTTTTGAAATGATTCAATATGCTTAA